A single genomic interval of Mycobacterium sp. DL592 harbors:
- a CDS encoding DUF3349 domain-containing protein: MTAEEHTNFLESVLDWLHKGYPEGVPPKDYYPLLALLKRSLTEDEVVQAASTILRHTDYDTPVTPEQLRQAIRDVIEKEPNPEELNQVAARLASVGWPLVGATH; encoded by the coding sequence ATGACTGCTGAAGAGCACACCAATTTTCTGGAGAGCGTTCTCGATTGGCTGCACAAGGGGTACCCCGAGGGAGTTCCTCCAAAGGACTACTACCCCCTGCTCGCCCTGCTGAAGAGGTCGCTGACCGAAGACGAGGTCGTCCAGGCTGCCTCGACGATCCTGCGGCATACTGACTACGACACGCCCGTCACGCCCGAGCAGCTGCGTCAGGCGATCCGGGACGTGATCGAAAAAGAGCCGAATCCTGAAGAGCTGAACCAGGTTGCGGCCCGGTTGGCCTCAGTGGGCTGGCCGTTGGTGGGGGCCACGCACTAG